TACGACGCGTGATGGGCACGGAGGTCGAGTACGGCATCTCGGTGCAGGGGCTGCCGTCGGCCAACCCGATGGTCGCGTCGTCGCAGATCGTCAACGCCTACGCCAGCTCGACGGTGCGGGCCAGGCGGGCGCGCTGGGACTTCGAGGAGGAGTCCCCGCTGCGCGACGCGCGCGGCTTCGACATGGCCCGCCAGGTGGCCGACGCGAGCCAGCTCACCGACGAGGACCTCGGCCTGGCCAACGTCATCCTCACCAACGGCGCGCGGCTCTACGTCGACCACGCGCACCCGGAGTACTCCTCGCCGGAGGTCACGACCCCGCTCGACGTCGTGCGGTGGGAGAAGGCGGGGGAGCAGGTCATGCTCGACGCCTCGCGGATGGCCGCTCAGGTGCCCGGCAGCACGCCGATCGTGCTCTACAAGAACAACACCGACAACAAGGGCGCCTCCTACGGGGCCCACGAGAACTACCTGACGCGGCGCTCGACGCCGTTCGCCGAGATCGTGCGGCACCTGACGCCGTTCTTCGTCTCCCGCCAGGTGGTCACGGGCGCGGGACGCGTCGGCATCGGCCAGGACGGGCGCGACACCACCGCCGAGCGCGGCTTCCAGATCAGCCAGCGCGCCGACTACTTCGAGGTCGAGGTCGGCCTCGAGACCACGCTCAAGCGACCGATCATCAACACCCGCGACGAGCCGCACGCCGACCCGGCGGTCTACCGCCGCCTGCACGTCATCCTCGGCGACGCCAACCTCGCCGAGGTGTCGATCTACCTCAAGTCCGGCACCACGTCGCTCGTGCTGGCGATGATCGAGGACGGCTTCATCGACCGCGACCTCAGCGTCGACGGCGCCGTCAAGGCGCTGCGCGACGTCTCGCACGACCCGACGCTGCGGCACCTGGTGACCCTGCGTG
The sequence above is drawn from the Nocardioides sp. zg-1228 genome and encodes:
- the dop gene encoding depupylase/deamidase Dop; its protein translation is MSVRRVMGTEVEYGISVQGLPSANPMVASSQIVNAYASSTVRARRARWDFEEESPLRDARGFDMARQVADASQLTDEDLGLANVILTNGARLYVDHAHPEYSSPEVTTPLDVVRWEKAGEQVMLDASRMAAQVPGSTPIVLYKNNTDNKGASYGAHENYLTRRSTPFAEIVRHLTPFFVSRQVVTGAGRVGIGQDGRDTTAERGFQISQRADYFEVEVGLETTLKRPIINTRDEPHADPAVYRRLHVILGDANLAEVSIYLKSGTTSLVLAMIEDGFIDRDLSVDGAVKALRDVSHDPTLRHLVTLRDGRRLTAVQLQLEYLELARKYVEDRYGADADEQTVDVLTRWESVLTRLERDPFECATELDWVAKLKLLRQYRDRDDLDWDDAKLHLIDLQYADVRPDKGLYHRLAAAGRIERLLDDATIEAAMHDPPTDTRAYFRGRCLDKYADSVAAASWDSVIFDLPGRESLQRVPTIDPLRGTRAHVGELIDRCDTAQALVAAITR